The genomic region gtggcctcccctctcggtcccaaccggaaacacccatgcccccggaccaggtggcctgcctaccagctacaaccggtatcttccaccatggcctctctgtacagtgtgtgctagaaagaggttgacaacttactgaaccgtactctacttgctgtagagacgagtggtagtacgaaacaagtatgggggttactggcacaagactcgatctacggttgactcaggaggttcaagtattccctgcatgattagtataacgaatatatttcatccaacagagtcacctctcatatcaccttaccatgccataccagacataaccgtcccgacggagaccggcgacaaactcatgcctacccaaggcagaggttttcccgggttcctgccggtatgcatgcaaggcacatgagggtgattatcatcacaagtgtgttcatttccaacagcatggaaatcaataacatgcacccatgcatatgatcatatcacatgaaataacaagtccttcgaaatgcggtggtgttataaatgcatcaacgatcacaccaaaaatattatgccgggattcagaatgcttgccttcaatgtgtggaaaggcagggtgcacttcaaaacttgaaacatttctcctctcttcaaaaatcctattttagcaatataaaagaattaacacacaaaaataaaaacagcaccaaaagttgttctgaaattttttcaaataaatcttaaaataaactaggtgaaatttgagagaggtaggaaaaagaatcatttcatttggagttgtatttaaaaagatagagccagtcaaagatttggtcaaatatgattttaaataaaacagaaaaagaaaaacgtttcagatagaaatacgctttcggggcAAAGGAGACGTACTCCCGaagtttacgccttcacttaaacacgtggacggcgcggggtgtcactgacagtgggtcctaggtggcccactagtcaggtttgactagtcttctccctcctctttctctgtcccgagcggaggcggaactccggcgattgtcgccggcgaacggcgtttCTTCGCGGGCATCTGAGCGCAGGGATgcatccgccactcctaggcggtccttccggtggtcgcagggtcgtcgggggtggagggagtcgccggcggcgagctccgcggcggagggagcttcggTGACATAGTgattttgtggcggcgatggctcccgaacaAAATTGAGTAGGGTGAATGGTTcatgggaggaagagggggttcttggtgaagagaacggagagggggaggtactggaggtgccggattggccggggcggtggcggcggtaggagttgccggagatgaggaaggaggcctccccgggtcgaatgcgagctaggggagtgccataggggtggcctgaggttgcctgcgtgctcggggaagcttggggtccctttttatagcgtggcaaggcggttccgcggcggccgtggataagctctccggcgaaccgacgttctgtagcagcagggcatcgtggtggcgacgagcgctagaggacatggctgcggatgagtacgcgctgttccaggggccaggtggcgagcggaggaaggtttggcggcgccgacatgggcagaggctgtcgggcggcagcggctagcgcttggcctgccgggcgcggcgaggggcggcttggcgcgtagctgtgagaaggggagcgcgtggcgtgatgctgccgtgtgggccaaagccagggggccagcgtgtcggcccgggcgcgtggctgcaattggcgcgctctgggcgcgtccagtgcacgcacagaaggtgtttgatgaaatgctaggGTGGCCAAAACTGCTAGGGATCAAGTGCAAATCCACAGGTTTGGGTTGGAGACCATTAGTAGGCTACAAGACAACATGGTTTGGACAGATGGACAAGTTCATCACACAAACCTataatcatgccaaaactgttcatgcccacagagtgtttgacaaaatgccagagacatctaggcaggtcttggaggggccaaatcttccagattgaagtctctttggatgcaagagggagtggtgtggttatttggacaaaaggggaaacttgtttgtgcaagttttacaaaacttcaattctggacagaaagcaaatggcattatttcatgaaccaaaaatgatccaaaaggtgcatgctcctggacttaagggtttaacatgggggactacaagtaggagaaataatcaagggttaaagagcaagtaaaaacatggttgctgtacaaaccatcaagttggtccagactgaagatgaggttgattcactcaaatttttcaaagaacagcactaggtttttgcacaaagtggaatcttaggccattaccatcatcccataattttggtggaggctagaaagaattatttaaaagggttgtagtgcaaattgcaCTCTGGAACAGAGAAGggaaaattgatgcagagctcaaattatgcaatgaattaaatatattattgcacaaaagtgatttagagacatcacatgacatatccaaatttttgtgggaattttaagtgaatctatcaaatggatgtagttcaaatatggccatttaaccttgaaagtccattttcaagaaaataaagatcaagcaacttaattatttaattagttatactgataaaaggaaagtttttcttgagaggttaaacaagtccaataacatatttgaaaagttttctctttgggaaaaactcatcataacagggaaggaaatgataaaaaatcaaaatggagctcagaaatccaaagttttaaatcctggcaaacttttaattcattaaaacaaggccaaaatttttgggtgtcacagctagtgatcgactagagggggggtgaataggcgatttttatgaaagtcttcaaaacatggaagtttcaaagacaaacgatagaaataaacctattattatgcagcggaaggtagactacactaaggaagccatagtcaagtattcaatgaagtgaaagcacaacgactaatagcagctaggcagtatagatcaggcaggaagatattgtgaagccaatcagaacaagcggtcactcagtgaagacaaaagataatgcaatcatacaatgacttcactagagtcaacagtaagtaaaggaatgggaaggatgaaaccagtgactcgttgaagacaatgatttattggaccagttccagttgctgtgaaaactgtacgtctggttagggaggctgagattcaactcagaagaccgtgtcttcaccttattccccttgagctaaggacacacagtactcgcccaatcactctggtaagtcttcaaggtagacgtCCAAACCTTTATAGACTtcattcaccggtgatccacaatgactcttggatgctcagaacgcgacgcctaaccggctggaggattcacagtcctcaagtgtaataagtcttcagatcacatagacgggaagacttaagtgatgcctaacactctttggctctgggtgtttagggctttatgctcgcaaggaattctctctcaaaggcttcgaggtgggtttctctcaaacgacaaaagccgtacactaactctgagcagccaaccatttatagccactaggcaacccaacctgatttgtccgaaatgacccttggtcactaaggaactgacacgtgttccaacggtcagatttcaaacacacacacacggcaacttcacttgggctacaagcaaagctgacttatccagctctggataagatttgctctcattgtcttcgctcgaagacataggatttttggttaagcatcacttcattcattctgactggttcacttggaccccacttaacagtacggtggttcctatgactcaacaaagaagaaaaagaacgacgaaacaactaagtctttgcactccatagtcttcactcgatgtcttctcttgtcatagtcttcaatgtgactgtcttcacataccacctttgacttcaatgtcttcatacatttttaggggtcatctctggtaggaaaaccaaattaatgagggacttctacctatgttattctgcaattctcacaaacacattagtcccttaaccagatttgtcgtcaatactccaaaaccaactagaggtggcactagatgcacttacacctagcTCTAGAGGCTCTCGTGGCCTTTCAAGATGTAGCGGATCGCGAGTCCACTTTTGGCGAGTGAGGAGAGGTACTTTACATTTTTAGGCTATATATTGTATTCACGGGGACGTGAGGCAGCCGTGGTATTCTCGTGTCAGATAAGTCATCCATGTTGCCCCCCCCCCGCCTTGACTATGCTCACTCCAATATCGACAAGGAACGTCTGAATGGGTTTAGTCAATCGGTCCTACACCAGATCTGCCCGTCTCGAGGTTTCAACACCGTGCGGCAGTGGTGGCGTTCCTTTCCATGAGTTTGAGAAGGTCGGGGTGTGGTGTATACTAGTGCGCGGCAAGTAATTTTGGGTGTCTTCTGGATGACATCAAATGGTCGCCTCATAGAGAAGCATGGGACATGGTCGTGTTCGTGTGTCTTTCAACGATGACTTCGTTCTCATCTTGACATGCAAGTTGCTACTACTGCTCGTAAAGGTTATGGACGACCGTGTCTTTCTTGTTTCTAATATCAATATATCATGGTCAATTGCGTTGTTCTTCTCCAACGGCTTCTTCAACTATAACAGGGCTTGAGAACGATCGACGACCTTGGTAAGCACAAAGCTCGGAGTGGATGTTTATGTTTTTTCACAGGTCCTTCAACTCCTTTGTGTAGTTTACAGAGGCATGTGCTCTTGTATACGTCGTGCATGAGTGTTAGGATCCTTTTGGATGGAAGGAAATCGAAAACACATCGAATAAGGAAAACACAAATTTTTGATGTCACGCGCCACAAAAGCTTACATGATTGCGAAACACATAAACTCCGCAATAGGTGCCTTTGGATTGTGCACATGAAAACAAACATAAATTCTAGAGAATCGAAAAGTGGTGACAGAGGTAGATCATAATGTAAGCGCATTGAACTTcccaacaaaacaaaataaaaaagaggtTTGAGATCATATTGAGATGGCTGCTACACACACGACTTGTGTTGGACGATTTGCAGACGATGGTACACATCAAGCCGTCTATGCGTCAGGTAAAAGTTGACAGGACCGTTCAATCCTGCATCGTGCATAGTTTCGCTGGCGCTCGTCGTCCGCCCAATAGTTCCATAGTGAGATTCCTATGAAATGAGAAGCATACGAATGAATTCCATAAGGATTTTGTGACCATAATTATATGATCTAAAGTCTTCCATCACGGCATATACAATGATGACATATGGATACAAAAACCCCATAACAAAAAGTAGTTTAAGACATCTATATTGATTTTTTTATTCTCAATGCAAGCTATCACTAGTGGGTCGCattaaagaataaaaaataaagactcTCAGTACACATGCACCTCTACTCTCCGCTTCAACCTTTTCACCTTTATGCATCGGACCACACTTTTTTTCCAAGCACCCGCCTCTTGCAGAGGATCCCACTGCTCCATCCGAACCTACTTTTCATGACATTCGATCTTACATGGCCTacgaggtactccctccattccaaaatatagtgcgcccacgcttcccgaggtccaactttgaccataaatttaactaacgagACCAATTGCGGcggaagaaaaaattatataattgaaaacttctttcgaatacgaattcgctgatataatttttgctcccgccgcaatcggtcttgatagttaaatttacggtcaaagttgaagcacgtggatagaggaagcactacattgtgaaatggagggagtatcaccCTAGGGCTATGCATTGGTCATGTCCTCGTAGAAAGAAAATTCACAGGGCTCTAAAATCCATATGAAATGGGGACAAAAGCACGTACAGTAGTATAACCGCGACAAGACACCACTTGCAAAGATTTACGAGAACACGCGCACACACACCGTCTACTCTGGACCGTTCTCAACTCTGGGTAAAAAGGTGACGCCATTATTGAGTGGCGGCAGGATCGTGTGGAGGAGGTGCGTCGCCGCGGTCGCCGTCGTCACTCGTCACGCGCCCCCATGGCTCCCCATGCCCCCCCACGCGCGCGCTTTCGCTCTCACCTCTCCGTCTCCTCGCCTCGCCTCGCTCGCCAAAGGGAAGGAAAGCTACCGCACCTCGGCCTCCGCTCATCCTTCTCCCCCGCGTCCCTTTCCGCGCCGACGCGGCGGCTGCCATGTGGGAGCACTTCCCGCCCCGGGCCTCCGCCGGGAGCCGCGGCCCCGCGCCgccctaccaccaccaccaccaccagcagcagcagcagcagcatgtcGCGCCGCCCGACTACCAGCAGCAGCACGTCGCGCCGCCCGACTGCCAGCAGCAGCATGCCGCGCCGCACGGCGACCCCGACCCGCTCGCCTCCGCCTGGATccgccgcctccacctcgccccgagcccgccgccgccgcgcgccagcCTCGCGCCCCCGCCGTCCCACGACCACGACGCCGTCTCCGCCCGCAGCGCCGGGTTCGGCCCCTTCCGCTGGAGCCCGCGCCCGCCGGTCGGCGCCCCTGCCCCATGTGGCGGTGGGGGCGCCCCGCCGATGATGTCGCCGTTCTTCCGCTCCCCGCCTCAGCCGCTCCCGGCGCTCGCGGGTGTCGGGGAGTTCCCGCCCGTCAGGCCCACCATCGGGTTCGGCAGCGGGTTCCCCgtgtcgccgtcgccgacggtgcTTGGTGTCAACCCTCACGCATCTTGGTTACCGACGGCAGCTGCAGGTATCCATCATACACCTGATTTCCGCTGCGCGTTAACGTCAGAAATTGCTACGGTTTTGCTTTTAACCGTCTCAGCTCAAAATTTTCAAGAGTTCAGAGTTTAGAGTGGTGCCATCACTGCCATGAGCCCTTGGCTACCTCTACCTGTACACCATTTTTTTAGCATAGTTTCATTCATCTGTTTAATCGATACACCTTGCCATTTTCTCTTCACAACCTAGTACTACTTCCCAACTACCTTATCGCCCATGACGCCGGAGCTTCGAAAATGTATGAAAAATCTGGATTAAAAAATTAATTGATGCTTGAAAGTTCTACCAAGTGAGTGTTCTTACATTACAATGGCCATTTGTTCCGGCAATATGGTGTGACTATTGTGTGTGTTACATGTATCCAATTCTTCTCTTTCCttttagtagaagtaatagttctGCGGGGTTGCCAGACATACCGTTGGTTTCCCCCTGGGTCTTAATTGAACTGTGATGATGAAATTTCTCTTTGTGTAGGTTCAGCTTATCCTAACCATGATGTGGACATGGTTCCCATAAGAACTTCTCATGTAAGATTTTTTAGATGTATTTCCTTCATTACATGAGGACATGGATATTTATGGGTAACAGGGGTtggttgttctgctgcttttagaTGCAGTCTTGAAACAACATATATATTTTTAGAAGTTGTAACAActctttttttttaaattgcaaCAAACAATTAGGGGAAATTGATATGTTATTATATTTATGGGTAACGGGGTTTGGCTGTTCTGCTGGTTATGGAGAGATTCTCATAACAGCAGATAATGATTCCTAATAGGGAAAGTTAATATATTATTTTGAACTTCTACTGGTTGGAGAGGTACTGAATCAAACAATTCCACAGTTTGGGGGGTTAAAATCATACTTCGGTCAGAGTTCGGGGTGGTGGTGTTGCGGGGTAAACTCCACCCACCAGggttaaaaaatgttcaaaagtcCTGGTGCTCACATGTACACAGTACAGTGTGTTTCAGAATGAATTTATTGAGGGTCGTGGATTCATCTCTAGTCTACACCAATTGTAGGCATGTGTTACAGGCCACACTCGCGTTGTTGTGTGCGTGTAGAAATCATGAGCGGTTTGTAGATAAGTGCAGATATGGTTAGTATATGCATCAAATTCATTCCAGAGACCAGGAAAAAGCCGGAGTATTCTACAACCTATATGACCTTGATTCCTGAGTTCGTAGGAAGGGATGAAGAGTCACACGTGATCTTGGATGAGTGAGGTCAATGAATAACTAGTGAGATTATGTTAAGTGGTTCATGTGGTACATGAGAGTGTCAATATACAGATAAAATAATAGTTCCATACTTCCAGCTTTGGCATGCACCAAAAGATATTTTGGTTCTGGATTTTGTAACGATTCTTTTGTCATGGAAACACTTCTAGTAAACTTGAATTACCTAGCTTATCAGTCCCTGGCCCCTCCCAATTCTTAGTCGCAATCTTGCATATTCCTAACTAGTGCACAACTGCTAAGCTGTATCTTTGAGAGGCTTTTCGTGTGATGGTGCACAAAATTTCGCTAGCAACACTACAGAAATTTTCCACTTTGTTGATGGTCCATATATTAAACCACGAATCATCCTTGTTAGCTGCATTCCTGTTCATTATTATTCCTAGCTGGAGGAATGACAATATTTGCTTGCGAGATCTGGTTACCACTTACCAACTCTGCTCTGCTTCTGGATCACATTGTTTCATCGTTAATTACATAAAGAGTAGGAGAGGATTTATCACAAACAAGAACTGTGGGTTCCAGCAACTGTACCGCCAAGGAATGATAGCTAGCTGATAAAGACCCTGGACTGAATTCACTGTCTCTTGATGTGGTATAGACATCTGTTGCTGAGAAACTGACCCTTCATTTCTTGCAGGATCTCCATGTTAGACAACACAGCATGATCCCACAAAATTTTGCAAGGCGCACCCCTAGTTCCAGCAGCGAACACGACAAGCCTTTCTCCTATTGGAACATGGGGAGGTTCCAGAGAAGCACCACGACTTCGTCGATCTCTCAGGTTGCTGTTGAGCCTGGTAATTTTGTGAAGAAGAGGAACGCTGACTCAAACAGTGTGCTCCCTCTCAAGTTCAGAAAGCTGAGTGGGGCTGGATAAAACCGCACCTTGGTGCCACGGGTTCTCCGTGCTCGGGGAGAAGCATACACACGCGCTTGCCTGGAGGAGCACGCGGCAGTGCTTCGCCACGCAAGGGCTCAAGAAGATGTCACCATTTGGTGTCTATCATGTAAAGTAAAGTAAGTTTTGCTCCAAAAACATCGCATGGTCTCCTTTGAGGCACCTATACGTTTGGTGTCGGATCTCAGCGGTGCTTACCGCTGGGATACATGCATGTTTCTTGAATTCAGGGTTTATATACAGGGTGGTGTGATGCGCTTTCGCGCTGCTCGTATACCTCAGAATAATGTCTCGCATACTGATGAAAGAAATGAATAAATTTGCAATGAGAAGGCTGTATGTGTTCTTTTTGTTGCGTTCACTGTATTTTACTGTTGAACTGGTATGCTTGCAATTGTTTACCTAAATTCTGCTTGTTAGCATAGTATCAGTTTGAACTGAAGTTTCATGAACGTGGGATGTAAGGGGTGCGACGGTATTCATTGGTCTGCCTGTTGGTTGCTGTGCTGTGGAATGTGTAATAATTCCAGCAAGATTTCATGGCTAAAATCTCAACCTCGACAATTGTTTTTTGAAAAACTACCACTTGATAAGCTGGCGGCGTTTTGTGGATTACCGAGGAGCGAGCGGCATTCTAAAttgaaaaaaaaagcaaaaaaaaaaagttCAGAACATTTTGAATTTTTTGGACATCTTGGGTGCGTCAGGAGCGTGCAAAATTGCATGAAGAAATGATGTTCGAGGAGCTCTAGGCACAATGTGTCAGTGGATGGCATCATTACCGCCACATTCAGAAACATTGCATCGATAAATTCACATGTGTcaccaagttttttttttttttttgaacacaaGGAAGGCGCATTCAGGCGCCAAATTTCATTCAACTCATTTGCAAAGTACAGCGTGTATTACAAATCCTTCAACCTGAAAGTCTTGAAGAGAAAGCATAGAAGGACAAGGGGAATGAGCTGAATTTGTACAACTAAAAACAGGTTCTATTCTTGAATTGAGAACCTGGTGAGCACAGTTGTGGGCAATGCTATTGATATTCCTCACATGTGTCACCAAGTTCACCATTCTTTTCAGGAGAGTAACATTAACATCATGCCGCAGCGGACTAGTCGACGCAGCACAACAAATTGAGCGAGGAATCTACATACAGCAGAAAAGATACCAGCCAAACCAAATCTAATAACACAAACGAAGAACATGCGCTATAACTGTACTAGCAACAGGGAAACACTTCCTTTCGTAGTCCTGTCGAAGCGAGTGCTTCTCTAGCTACTACCTATTGACTGATCTTGCAGCCCCGGACATAGGAATGCTCGTAGTTGATGTACTGCGTCCAGTAAGGCCGGTACTTGGTCATCGCAATCTCCAGCCACGGCTTCATGTTCCCGTTGTAGTGGATGACGGCGGCGGTGTCGATCTCCGCGTGCTCGACCGTCGGGTTGTACCCTAGCCCAAGCACATGCCATGATTTGTCCAGGGGGTGCGTCAGCTTGTAGAAAGTCATCAGGCCTGGCGGGAGCGTCCCCAGTTTCCACAGCAGCCTGTTTTCATTCTGTGGAAAGAGCAAGACAAAGAAACAGTGTCAAGGCTCGGATTTGGCGAGATGTAATTCATGCTTTGACCTATACATCTCAGGAAGAAACATATGGTTTCCATTCTAGTTTCAGAAATCCAAAACGACGGTGGCAGATCCTACAGTTGCTACCAATGAACTATTACGAGGCACTGCAGAAGCTGGGAAAATGGTGACTTACTGCGACCTTCTACAAATGAAGCTGTCTACACACCATGTCACCAAGACATAAAAAAAAAGTAACTGCAGGTTCATATACAATCATGCTAATGAAATATTTACTGTAATTACTTCATGTATAAGATATAAGGCTATATGCATGACAGTGCAGAAAACACTTGAGTAAAAGTAATTTAAAAATCATTCGAGTTATTTCCAACTCACCATGTTCTGCCACTTATGGTAAATTCCAGTAATGTCCTTCTTCTTCCATTCCTCCAGATCAAATATATTCATTCCATAAGCCCAACCACATGCATTAGGATCAAAATTCTGCGAAATATTTGGGTTTGAGAAATTGAGGTACTTGTCAAATCGGTGGAAACTCTCCCCACATGTTTCCACAGCACCATTTACATTCCCATTAAGATCAACCTCCCACAGTCCAGTCAAGTCCTTCTGGACCACAATGTCATCATCGAGGAAAAGGATTTTATTCAACTTAGGATAGACTTGCGGCAGGTAAAATCTTAGATGGTTGAGCAT from Triticum aestivum cultivar Chinese Spring chromosome 4A, IWGSC CS RefSeq v2.1, whole genome shotgun sequence harbors:
- the LOC123087248 gene encoding formin-like protein 20 isoform X1 encodes the protein MWEHFPPRASAGSRGPAPPYHHHHHQQQQQQHVAPPDYQQQHVAPPDCQQQHAAPHGDPDPLASAWIRRLHLAPSPPPPRASLAPPPSHDHDAVSARSAGFGPFRWSPRPPVGAPAPCGGGGAPPMMSPFFRSPPQPLPALAGVGEFPPVRPTIGFGSGFPVSPSPTVLGVNPHASWLPTAAAGSAYPNHDVDMVPIRTSHDLHVRQHSMIPQNFARRTPSSSSEHDKPFSYWNMGRFQRSTTTSSISQVAVEPGNFVKKRNADSNSVLPLKFRKLSGAG
- the LOC123087248 gene encoding formin-like protein 18 isoform X2, with protein sequence MWEHFPPRASAGSRGPAPPYHHHHHQQQQQQHVAPPDYQQQHVAPPDCQQQHAAPHGDPDPLASAWIRRLHLAPSPPPPRASLAPPPSHDHDAVSARSAGFGPFRWSPRPPVGAPAPCGGGGAPPMMSPFFRSPPQPLPALAGVGEFPPVRPTIGFGSGFPVSPSPTVLGVNPHASWLPTAAAGSPC